Proteins encoded together in one Rhodohalobacter sp. SW132 window:
- the hemF gene encoding oxygen-dependent coproporphyrinogen oxidase yields the protein MKQNFSNYIDNLQDEICAAMEETDGSGRFHEDNWERDGGGGGRTRVIEKGDLFEKGGVNISRVWGELPDPIKKHFNVKSGWFWAGGLSLVIHPENPMVPTVHANFRYFELYDDEAMENAVDGWFGGGADLTPYYLFEEDAVHFHKVFKSACDRHGEELYPNYKKECDEYFHNAHRGEGRGIGGLFFDYLRADDSMSLEDWYAFTTDVGSSFIEAYRPIAEKRKSEPYNPAQRYWQEIRRGRYVEFNLIHDRGTLFGLKTNGRIESILMSLPPRVRWDYDHHPEPGTKEAELVDVLKNPKEWAG from the coding sequence ATCAAACAAAACTTCTCAAACTACATCGACAACCTCCAGGATGAAATCTGTGCCGCAATGGAAGAGACCGACGGCAGCGGCCGGTTTCACGAGGATAACTGGGAGCGGGATGGCGGCGGCGGCGGTCGGACCCGCGTGATTGAAAAAGGCGATCTGTTCGAAAAAGGCGGAGTGAATATTTCGAGGGTCTGGGGCGAACTGCCTGATCCGATCAAGAAACACTTCAATGTGAAGAGCGGATGGTTCTGGGCCGGCGGTCTTTCCCTGGTGATCCACCCGGAAAACCCGATGGTGCCCACCGTTCACGCCAATTTCCGCTACTTCGAGCTCTATGACGATGAAGCAATGGAGAACGCTGTTGACGGCTGGTTTGGTGGTGGTGCGGATCTGACGCCATACTACCTGTTCGAAGAAGACGCCGTCCACTTTCATAAAGTGTTTAAATCTGCATGCGACCGGCACGGAGAAGAGCTTTATCCTAACTATAAAAAGGAGTGCGATGAGTACTTCCATAACGCGCATCGCGGTGAGGGCCGCGGTATCGGGGGACTCTTTTTTGACTACCTGCGGGCAGATGACTCCATGAGCCTTGAAGATTGGTACGCGTTCACAACCGATGTGGGAAGTTCATTTATTGAAGCGTACCGGCCGATTGCTGAAAAACGGAAATCAGAGCCGTACAATCCTGCACAACGCTACTGGCAGGAGATTCGCCGAGGACGTTACGTGGAGTTCAATCTGATTCACGATCGCGGTACACTTTTTGGCCTGAAAACCAACGGAAGAATTGAATCGATCCTGATGAGTCTGCCACCAAGGGTACGATGGGATTACGACCATCACCCTGAACCGGGGACGAAAGAGGCTGAACTGGTGGATGTGTTGAAGAATCCTAAGGAGTGGGCGGGGTAG
- a CDS encoding uroporphyrinogen-III synthase: MKPKDWAVKPPKSFWTREQTSWWKIYESRTSRYKQDLILPNTRNILITRELTNSQRSLADDLGLSVTEEPALTIEFRSNWLSVQRILDESKKVVFAFTSRNGVKGFDQFRQAGVRFPENTPVYAVGGKTAETLKDIGFDDVSVPDQQDGVGLAHLIIDDFLKMPELKDTTVLHFCGDKRRDELRHYLTESEIDIKDIVVYATKLNQMKLPSEPVDGILFYSPSSVQAFRQSGGFRQPELPELFAIGSTTAEELSIESGRHVHISPEPDTVVFLRFVARVLGETGNKPVEECTPLKGAMGDDTNLHYNKSLKELAQKLRNNSTKAEIRLWTELFRGKQTGYTILRQRPVLNYIADFLCKDLKLIIELDGFSHEFEQQWKKDKKRQTELEDAGFKILKFSDDEVMKDLRNVESEIMHWIEKLESNKGDDSSPPLKGESTQGAGG; encoded by the coding sequence ATGAAGCCAAAGGACTGGGCCGTAAAGCCGCCCAAAAGCTTCTGGACCAGGGAGCAGACAAGCTGGTGGAAGATTTACGAAAGTAGAACCAGTCGTTATAAACAGGATCTGATCTTGCCAAACACCCGCAACATATTGATTACCCGTGAGCTGACCAATTCGCAGCGTTCTCTTGCTGATGATCTTGGGTTGAGCGTTACCGAAGAACCTGCTCTCACAATTGAATTCAGAAGCAACTGGCTCTCTGTGCAGCGTATTCTGGATGAATCAAAAAAAGTAGTGTTTGCTTTCACCAGCCGGAATGGTGTAAAAGGATTTGATCAGTTCAGGCAGGCTGGTGTACGGTTTCCAGAAAATACACCAGTTTACGCGGTTGGCGGAAAGACAGCCGAGACGCTGAAAGATATCGGTTTCGATGATGTGTCTGTCCCCGATCAACAGGATGGAGTCGGGCTTGCTCATCTAATCATTGATGATTTTTTGAAGATGCCTGAACTAAAAGATACCACGGTACTTCATTTTTGCGGAGACAAAAGGCGGGATGAACTTCGTCACTATCTCACAGAATCGGAAATCGATATAAAAGATATTGTTGTATATGCAACTAAGCTGAATCAAATGAAGCTTCCATCAGAACCTGTCGACGGAATCTTGTTCTACAGCCCAAGTTCCGTACAGGCCTTTCGCCAAAGCGGCGGGTTTCGCCAGCCTGAACTTCCGGAACTCTTCGCCATTGGCTCGACCACGGCAGAGGAGCTAAGCATCGAATCAGGCCGTCACGTACACATCAGCCCTGAACCGGATACGGTGGTTTTTTTAAGGTTTGTGGCAAGGGTTTTGGGGGAAACTGGCAATAAGCCAGTTGAGGAGTGTACCCCTTTGAAGGGGGCAATGGGGGATGACACAAATCTCCACTACAACAAAAGCCTCAAAGAACTGGCCCAAAAACTCCGAAACAACTCCACAAAAGCAGAAATTCGGCTATGGACCGAACTGTTCCGAGGTAAACAAACCGGATACACAATTCTGCGTCAGCGGCCCGTACTTAATTATATAGCAGATTTTCTTTGTAAAGATTTAAAACTGATCATTGAATTAGATGGGTTTTCACACGAGTTTGAACAACAGTGGAAAAAGGATAAAAAGAGACAGACTGAGCTTGAAGATGCTGGTTTCAAAATCCTCAAGTTTTCTGATGATGAAGTGATGAAAGACTTAAGAAATGTAGAAAGTGAAATAATGCACTGGATTGAAAAGCTTGAATCTAATAAAGGTGATGATTCTAGTCCCCCTTTGAAGGGGGAAAGCACCCAAGGTGCAGGGGGATGA
- a CDS encoding nuclear transport factor 2 family protein — translation MSVKEKIKDVYNHVQNGTALDAFEKYYAENVDMILEDGTVVSGKDANRDRENEFFGSVESFNGMEVVSITANEEEETTAVESWMDVTFKGADESTKLEQVATQQWEDGKIVRERFYGTQQG, via the coding sequence ATGAGTGTAAAAGAAAAGATTAAAGATGTTTATAACCATGTCCAAAACGGAACGGCATTGGATGCCTTTGAGAAATATTACGCAGAGAACGTAGATATGATTCTCGAAGATGGAACTGTAGTGTCCGGAAAAGATGCCAACCGTGACAGAGAGAACGAATTTTTTGGCAGTGTTGAATCCTTTAACGGCATGGAAGTCGTTTCAATCACAGCCAATGAGGAAGAAGAAACCACAGCTGTTGAGAGCTGGATGGATGTAACCTTTAAAGGTGCAGATGAATCCACCAAACTCGAGCAGGTTGCCACCCAGCAGTGGGAAGACGGCAAAATCGTGAGAGAACGATTTTACGGAACCCAGCAGGGATAA
- the hemH gene encoding ferrochelatase, giving the protein MKLGIVLMNLGGPTHEDNVRIFLKNLFSDEDIIKLGGGFSQNLFAKIISKFRAPSVAEDYKEINGCPKGCTGNKHCFNRQNKVISECCSPINGLTEAQRRGLEKYFRNLLPETEVKVYTCMRYWLPFADQIMDDMLEDEITHTVLMPLYPQFSWTTTGSSFRDWEDVEKEKFGKTGAPWKQFHVKNYHRNESYLQAINDRIDESLAELDEETRQKTHLIFSAHGTPILEVKSGDPYTVEVKETMEAVMERREEKHSYWLGFQSKVGPQKWTQPNTEDLVRRHLEYGIKNFLMIPVAFVTDHIETLFELGVELKEDLEEEGFEFESLKVMSGLNDHPLYLKALAEETLRVLSHEIDRSTVQWDQKNSTKAVTA; this is encoded by the coding sequence ATGAAGCTTGGAATTGTACTAATGAACCTTGGCGGGCCTACCCACGAGGATAATGTCAGGATATTTTTGAAGAATCTATTCAGTGATGAAGATATCATCAAACTTGGAGGTGGGTTTAGCCAGAACCTGTTCGCGAAAATTATCTCTAAATTCCGGGCTCCTTCTGTAGCAGAGGATTATAAGGAGATTAATGGATGCCCGAAAGGATGTACGGGAAACAAGCATTGTTTCAACAGACAGAATAAAGTTATCTCGGAATGCTGCTCACCTATTAATGGTCTCACAGAAGCGCAGCGCAGAGGTCTCGAAAAATATTTCAGAAATTTGTTACCCGAAACCGAAGTAAAAGTTTATACCTGCATGCGCTACTGGCTGCCGTTTGCAGACCAGATTATGGATGATATGCTGGAAGATGAAATTACTCATACGGTTCTGATGCCGCTCTACCCTCAATTTTCCTGGACTACAACCGGTAGCAGTTTCCGGGACTGGGAAGATGTTGAAAAAGAGAAATTTGGCAAGACAGGTGCTCCCTGGAAACAGTTTCATGTAAAAAATTATCACCGGAACGAGTCGTACCTTCAGGCAATTAATGACAGGATTGATGAATCGCTTGCTGAGCTCGATGAAGAGACACGCCAGAAAACACATTTGATTTTCAGCGCTCATGGAACACCGATCCTTGAAGTAAAAAGCGGTGATCCATATACTGTAGAGGTTAAAGAAACGATGGAAGCGGTGATGGAACGCCGGGAGGAAAAACACTCCTACTGGCTCGGTTTCCAATCTAAAGTGGGCCCACAAAAATGGACTCAGCCTAATACAGAAGACCTGGTAAGACGGCATCTGGAATATGGTATCAAAAACTTTTTGATGATACCGGTCGCGTTTGTGACCGACCACATCGAAACACTTTTTGAACTGGGCGTTGAACTTAAGGAAGACCTGGAAGAAGAAGGTTTTGAGTTCGAAAGTTTAAAAGTAATGAGTGGCTTGAACGACCACCCGCTGTACCTGAAAGCACTCGCCGAGGAAACTTTGCGCGTGTTATCACATGAAATCGATCGTTCAACCGTTCAATGGGATCAGAAAAATTCAACTAAAGCAGTTACGGCATAA
- the hemA gene encoding glutamyl-tRNA reductase, which translates to MVHPSLNNFTLIGINHWDAPVEIREKFSLIGERKRLFLDGAKREGIESIFVISTCNRTEVIANGATTRELIRLLTTYSSGNLDEFHKYGFELEGPRAIEHLFKVATGLDSQILGDLQIVKQVKEGYELSGSEGMISGEMHRLMQHVFRAHKRSRNETSLGQGAATVAYAAVKFAVQTFENLHDKNILLVGTGKIGKVTCKNLINLGASKLTLINRTRDRAEFVADKFNLEVADMERLPEQIADADLVIVATGASEPVIRPEHMQPSMENPKFKIMLDLSVPRNIDPNVATLDFVDVANMDMLGDVTDEAYSKREEEVPLVKKIIEQELSDYQLWISEQRVVPTIKALTRKFEAIREDEFQFFRNKISSKDQQKIDNLTRRIVNKIAAYSIEHLRDHHQSDDVAKMVEDMFKLETEEK; encoded by the coding sequence ATGGTTCATCCAAGTCTAAATAATTTTACTTTAATCGGAATCAATCACTGGGATGCTCCTGTAGAAATCAGGGAGAAATTCAGCCTGATCGGCGAGAGGAAAAGGCTTTTTCTTGACGGAGCAAAACGGGAGGGGATCGAAAGTATTTTCGTGATCTCTACCTGTAACCGTACCGAAGTGATTGCCAACGGAGCCACAACCCGTGAGCTCATCCGTCTGCTCACAACATATTCCAGCGGAAACCTGGATGAGTTCCACAAATACGGGTTTGAACTCGAAGGACCACGTGCCATTGAACATCTTTTCAAGGTTGCTACCGGTCTCGATTCCCAAATCCTGGGTGACCTTCAAATCGTAAAACAGGTGAAAGAGGGGTATGAACTTTCCGGCTCCGAAGGGATGATTTCCGGCGAAATGCACCGCCTGATGCAGCACGTTTTCCGAGCGCACAAACGATCACGTAATGAAACGTCGCTCGGTCAGGGTGCCGCAACTGTTGCTTATGCTGCCGTGAAATTTGCTGTTCAGACGTTCGAAAATCTGCACGATAAGAATATTTTACTCGTGGGTACCGGTAAAATCGGAAAAGTGACCTGCAAAAATCTAATTAATCTTGGTGCCAGCAAACTCACGCTGATCAACCGTACCCGGGACCGTGCCGAATTTGTGGCTGACAAATTTAATCTTGAAGTAGCCGATATGGAACGACTGCCGGAACAGATCGCCGATGCCGATCTCGTGATTGTTGCTACCGGTGCGAGCGAACCGGTAATCCGCCCCGAGCATATGCAGCCATCAATGGAAAATCCAAAGTTCAAGATCATGCTTGATCTATCCGTTCCCAGGAACATCGACCCGAATGTGGCGACACTCGATTTTGTAGATGTAGCCAATATGGATATGCTGGGTGATGTTACCGATGAGGCGTACAGCAAGCGGGAAGAGGAAGTTCCACTGGTGAAAAAAATTATAGAACAGGAACTCTCCGACTACCAGCTATGGATCAGCGAACAGCGCGTAGTGCCTACAATTAAAGCACTGACCCGAAAATTTGAAGCGATCCGTGAGGATGAATTCCAGTTTTTCAGAAATAAAATCAGTTCAAAGGATCAACAAAAAATTGATAATCTAACCCGCCGGATTGTCAACAAAATTGCAGCCTATAGCATCGAACACCTTCGCGATCACCATCAAAGTGATGACGTTGCCAAAATGGTGGAAGATATGTTTAAGCTGGAAACCGAAGAGAAATAA
- a CDS encoding HAMP domain-containing sensor histidine kinase — protein MSIRAKLAWTFILLLIFGITAISSYSILFIRNYLLNEGEEQILNDTEWLAITIQNLQSDEQFETNLNEAARTSGYRISIYDGDGILFASVPYYEEANEDTKLEQNRQNSLENSGIVLLENEPDSDDLVAYMAISGGNNPARYIRVSINKDQIYEPIRTIRWIIYTGMFISMGLVILVSVLFSRSISKPIIQLESAARDIADGNVNRTLKLDRKDEFGTLAKSLNQMAERLRADNETLKAMYEKQRQFFADITHEIRNPLHTISGSLEMLQLKNLSDEKKERYIETAARQTGRINQLFKDLMTLQRYDSDSYFIEKKPFDIQLILDDIEELYKNRAAKKGLQFEVDKQSVSVYADPNKIEQVLENLVSNAVKYTNEGFIKVSIEEFDDHLSVEVSDSGIGISENHLSRLFDRFYRTDKARSRDKGGTGLGLAVVKSILTAHKTEIKVKSTPGKGSAFWFTLQKPT, from the coding sequence ATGAGTATTCGTGCGAAATTAGCCTGGACCTTTATTCTGCTGCTGATCTTCGGTATCACTGCCATCAGCAGTTATTCGATTCTTTTCATCCGTAATTATCTGCTCAACGAAGGCGAAGAGCAGATTTTGAACGATACAGAGTGGCTTGCCATCACCATTCAAAATCTTCAGTCTGATGAGCAGTTCGAAACCAACCTCAATGAAGCGGCGCGTACATCAGGCTACAGAATATCGATATATGATGGCGATGGAATTTTGTTTGCGAGCGTGCCCTATTACGAAGAAGCGAATGAAGATACCAAGCTGGAACAAAACCGGCAAAACAGCCTTGAAAATTCCGGAATCGTTCTCCTGGAAAATGAGCCTGACAGTGATGATTTAGTGGCTTATATGGCTATCAGCGGGGGAAACAACCCGGCGCGTTATATTCGCGTTAGTATTAATAAAGATCAGATTTATGAGCCGATTCGAACGATTCGATGGATTATTTATACCGGCATGTTTATCTCCATGGGGCTTGTGATCCTGGTGAGCGTTCTCTTTTCCCGTTCTATTTCCAAACCGATCATTCAGCTTGAATCTGCTGCCCGCGACATTGCAGACGGAAACGTAAATCGCACACTGAAACTTGATCGTAAAGATGAATTTGGCACACTCGCAAAATCGCTGAACCAGATGGCTGAACGGCTCCGTGCTGACAACGAAACCCTGAAGGCGATGTATGAAAAACAGCGGCAATTCTTCGCAGATATCACCCACGAAATCAGAAATCCGCTGCACACAATCTCAGGCTCGCTTGAAATGCTGCAGCTGAAAAACCTGTCTGACGAGAAAAAAGAAAGATATATAGAAACTGCTGCCCGGCAAACCGGACGTATCAACCAGCTGTTTAAAGATTTGATGACGCTGCAGCGGTACGACAGTGACAGCTATTTTATTGAGAAAAAACCATTCGACATTCAGCTTATACTGGATGATATAGAAGAACTTTATAAAAACAGGGCGGCAAAAAAAGGACTCCAGTTCGAGGTGGATAAACAGTCGGTATCGGTATATGCGGATCCTAATAAAATTGAACAGGTGCTTGAAAACCTTGTCTCCAATGCTGTGAAATATACAAACGAGGGATTTATAAAAGTATCGATAGAAGAATTTGACGATCACCTTTCGGTGGAGGTTAGCGATTCGGGAATTGGCATATCAGAAAACCATCTCTCCCGCCTGTTCGACCGGTTCTACCGAACGGATAAAGCCCGCTCCCGTGATAAGGGCGGCACCGGGCTCGGCCTTGCCGTTGTAAAAAGTATTTTAACAGCCCATAAAACAGAAATTAAAGTAAAAAGCACACCGGGTAAAGGTTCTGCTTTTTGGTTTACCCTTCAAAAACCCACATAA
- the hemC gene encoding hydroxymethylbilane synthase, with product MAGQPIRIGTRDSELATWQAKKVAAELQNSGHQTELIFVKSEGDLDLTTPLTEMGGKGVFTKALDDALLEDRIDLAVHSYKDLPTENPLPLIVSAVMEREDPRDSLVAPKGTDFLDDPTVQATVATSSNRRRAQWLHRYPNHKITNIRGNVNTRLRKVSENGWHGAIFAAAGLKRINLDHNISAYLNWMIPAPAQGAMAVMVREDDDKLINITSELNHSETALCTGIERELLNEMEAGCSAPVGAYAWIEEKQLIFQAVALKIDGSLQYDIEMTAPVHEAKGLGRKAAQKLLDQGADKLVEDLRK from the coding sequence ATGGCTGGTCAACCGATTCGAATTGGTACCCGCGACAGTGAACTTGCCACCTGGCAGGCCAAAAAAGTAGCTGCAGAACTTCAAAACAGCGGACATCAAACAGAGCTTATTTTTGTGAAATCGGAGGGGGATCTGGATCTCACTACACCACTTACGGAGATGGGTGGAAAAGGCGTTTTCACCAAAGCACTGGATGACGCGCTTCTTGAAGACCGGATTGATCTTGCCGTACACTCCTACAAAGATCTTCCTACTGAAAACCCTCTGCCTCTTATTGTTTCTGCTGTGATGGAACGGGAAGATCCTCGCGACTCTCTCGTAGCGCCAAAAGGAACCGACTTTTTAGATGATCCAACCGTCCAGGCGACCGTCGCCACCAGCAGCAATCGCCGCCGGGCGCAGTGGCTGCACCGATATCCGAATCATAAAATCACCAACATCCGCGGAAATGTAAATACCCGCCTGCGGAAAGTGAGTGAAAACGGCTGGCACGGGGCAATTTTCGCCGCAGCCGGACTCAAACGAATCAATCTGGATCATAACATTTCTGCTTACCTCAACTGGATGATCCCCGCTCCTGCGCAAGGGGCGATGGCGGTGATGGTCCGCGAAGATGACGATAAGTTGATAAATATCACCTCAGAGCTGAATCATTCTGAAACGGCACTCTGTACCGGTATTGAACGCGAGCTGCTCAATGAAATGGAAGCTGGCTGCAGCGCTCCCGTCGGTGCCTACGCCTGGATTGAAGAGAAACAGCTGATTTTCCAGGCCGTGGCTTTGAAAATTGACGGCTCTCTGCAGTACGATATTGAAATGACAGCACCGGTACATGAAGCCAAAGGACTGGGCCGTAAAGCCGCCCAAAAGCTTCTGGACCAGGGAGCAGACAAGCTGGTGGAAGATTTACGAAAGTAG
- the hemE gene encoding uroporphyrinogen decarboxylase produces the protein MPHNFPKLKNDLFLRALKGEEVERPPVWMMRQAGRYLPQYMVLRRKYTFFERVETPELACEITLQPIDELEPDAAIIFSDILTIPQALGIDVDLVKGKGPVLENNIKTVDDAFSILAEDVPQKLDHVMKAITLTRHELNGRVPLIGFGGAPWTLFCYMVQGEGSKTFDKAKAFLYQHPDAARHVMKELTKATIDYLQAQVEAGAQAIQVFDSWSGLLSPDDFNEWAMPYLMEITQSIKDVPVILFAKGSWYALERLSYKSGAAALGIDWTISPEFAREKTRNDITLQGNFDPVRLLSPIPEIERQTKRMIDRFGTQRYIANLGHGILPHIPVDHARAFVDTVKGYGG, from the coding sequence ATGCCCCACAACTTCCCAAAACTTAAAAACGACCTATTCCTCCGCGCACTGAAAGGTGAAGAGGTAGAACGCCCGCCAGTATGGATGATGCGTCAGGCCGGGCGGTATTTACCGCAGTATATGGTTCTTCGCCGGAAATACACGTTCTTTGAACGGGTGGAAACTCCTGAGCTGGCGTGTGAAATCACCCTGCAGCCGATTGATGAACTGGAGCCGGATGCGGCCATTATTTTCTCCGATATTCTCACCATCCCGCAGGCGCTTGGGATTGATGTGGATCTTGTAAAAGGAAAAGGACCTGTCCTGGAAAACAACATCAAAACGGTTGATGATGCGTTTTCCATTCTGGCTGAGGATGTGCCTCAAAAGCTGGATCACGTTATGAAGGCGATCACGCTTACCCGTCATGAACTCAACGGTCGTGTTCCGTTAATTGGCTTTGGCGGAGCACCGTGGACCCTTTTCTGCTACATGGTTCAGGGCGAAGGCTCAAAGACATTCGACAAAGCCAAGGCGTTTCTCTATCAGCATCCAGATGCTGCGCGACATGTGATGAAAGAGCTGACAAAAGCTACCATCGACTACCTGCAGGCGCAGGTGGAGGCGGGCGCCCAGGCGATCCAGGTGTTTGATTCATGGAGCGGACTTCTGAGTCCAGACGATTTTAACGAATGGGCGATGCCCTACTTGATGGAGATCACGCAGTCGATCAAGGATGTGCCGGTCATTCTTTTTGCGAAAGGATCGTGGTACGCACTGGAGCGGCTGAGCTACAAAAGCGGTGCTGCTGCTCTTGGAATTGACTGGACCATCAGTCCGGAGTTTGCCCGCGAAAAAACCCGCAATGATATAACACTGCAGGGAAATTTTGATCCCGTCAGACTCCTCTCCCCGATCCCTGAAATTGAACGCCAGACCAAACGAATGATCGACCGTTTTGGCACACAGAGATACATCGCCAACCTCGGTCACGGAATTCTGCCACACATTCCCGTTGATCACGCCCGCGCGTTTGTGGATACGGTGAAGGGGTATGGGGGATAG
- a CDS encoding response regulator transcription factor: MHHKHTILLVEDEKEPADMLANFLEIENFNVLVAYDGKEALALIDKRADEIDVAILDIMVPHVDGKEICRRIRKHPVLSGIPVIFLTARDQEKDEIEGLELGADDYIPKPASLKLVKAHVESLLRRQQPQNSKWLQYGDLYLDTIGKDLYQKEKRIDLTSTEYALAELFFQNPKMVYSRQQILEHIGDDDKFVFDRTVDVHVKNLRLKMGDSSDVIKTYRGLGYGLNRDLFQT; this comes from the coding sequence ATGCACCATAAACACACCATTCTTTTAGTCGAAGATGAAAAAGAGCCCGCAGACATGCTGGCCAATTTTTTAGAGATTGAAAATTTTAACGTGCTTGTTGCATACGACGGTAAAGAGGCTCTCGCTCTGATTGACAAGCGGGCGGATGAAATTGATGTTGCCATTCTCGACATCATGGTGCCGCATGTGGATGGAAAAGAGATCTGCAGGAGAATCCGTAAACACCCGGTCCTTTCCGGAATCCCCGTTATTTTTCTCACCGCTCGCGATCAAGAAAAGGATGAAATTGAAGGGCTTGAGCTTGGTGCCGACGATTACATCCCAAAACCCGCCAGCCTGAAACTGGTAAAAGCGCACGTGGAGTCACTCCTGCGCAGACAGCAGCCACAAAACAGTAAATGGTTACAATATGGCGATCTTTACCTCGATACCATCGGAAAAGATCTGTATCAAAAAGAGAAACGTATCGATCTAACTTCAACCGAGTATGCTCTGGCAGAACTTTTTTTCCAGAATCCTAAAATGGTTTATAGCCGTCAACAGATTCTTGAGCATATTGGCGATGATGATAAATTTGTATTCGACCGCACGGTTGACGTTCATGTGAAAAATCTACGCCTGAAAATGGGCGATTCGTCAGACGTCATTAAAACGTATCGCGGGCTGGGTTACGGTTTAAATCGTGATCTTTTTCAAACATGA
- a CDS encoding aquaporin, with the protein MLKITIEAIGTLALVLALGVTADPVTAGLVLMVLLYIGFSVTGVHFNPAVSLGVWTLGKESSGTLALRLFGQFIGASVGAFLADRITRITYIPGPAPSSSVAEFIFLEFLFSFIFVLLFLIMIYPASVQKRSLVGIVAGAGFAGCLMAAEPVNGFGLHPAFSSAFSLIDYLQDGNSYRHLPVYFFTPLIAALIAGVIHRKLFSNRDNDPEIEAAKEV; encoded by the coding sequence ATGCTCAAAATTACAATTGAAGCCATTGGAACCCTGGCTCTTGTGCTGGCACTCGGAGTAACGGCCGACCCTGTTACCGCCGGGTTGGTTCTGATGGTCTTGCTCTATATCGGTTTTTCTGTCACCGGGGTACATTTCAATCCCGCGGTATCATTGGGAGTGTGGACACTTGGAAAGGAAAGTTCGGGTACACTGGCTCTGAGACTATTCGGGCAGTTTATCGGCGCTTCCGTGGGGGCTTTTCTGGCAGATCGTATTACCCGTATTACCTACATTCCCGGTCCGGCACCATCAAGCAGTGTGGCCGAATTTATTTTTCTTGAATTTCTTTTCTCGTTCATTTTTGTACTGCTTTTTTTGATTATGATCTACCCGGCGTCGGTTCAGAAACGGTCTCTGGTTGGGATCGTGGCAGGTGCCGGTTTTGCCGGCTGCCTGATGGCGGCTGAACCGGTAAACGGATTTGGTCTGCACCCCGCATTCAGTTCAGCGTTCTCCCTTATCGATTATCTGCAAGACGGCAACAGCTATCGGCACCTGCCGGTTTATTTTTTTACACCGCTTATTGCTGCGTTGATAGCGGGTGTCATCCACAGAAAACTATTCTCAAACCGGGATAACGATCCCGAAATTGAAGCCGCAAAAGAAGTTTAG